A genomic segment from Octopus sinensis linkage group LG4, ASM634580v1, whole genome shotgun sequence encodes:
- the LOC115210226 gene encoding general transcription factor II-I repeat domain-containing protein 2-like, protein MCPENVDLFSAISLSANTVARRVEHIERNIKSQLKDKASKFVCFSVALDESIDVSDTSQLLLFIRGINANFEITEELVSVHSMHGTTTGIDIFREVEKSVAEYNLEWKKLKCITTDGGRNMCGTKKGLVGQINKVIENSGGLKPLILHCILHQQALCGKHLDLSSVLDPVISTVNYIRSHGLKHRQFRDFLEEMNAEFPDLPYYTSVRWLSYGKILARFFELRTEIEIFLNEKNHSQVLLKDSEWLWKLAFSADLTMHLNDFNLRIQGETSLICDLYSKVKAFRKKLILFESQLTRSCFTHFSRCDKYRQEAATPFPNLFAQDVILALKQQFEERFSDLDACSSKLRIFENPFNSVIGDLPSELQMEVIDLQSNDILKDKYKEGNLIEFYKCLPSDQFLHLRRFACEFISVFGTTYLCEKTFSKMKYTKSCYRSQLSDEHLNALLVIGTTHFEPQLDKILSEMKQFHVSPIDQS, encoded by the coding sequence ATGTGTCCAGAAAACGTAGATTTATTTTCCGCAATTAGTCTTTCTGCGAACACTGTTGCTCGTAGGGTTgaacatattgaaagaaatattaaatcacagCTAAaagacaaagccagcaagtttgtaTGCTTTTCTGTTGCACTTGATGAGTCAATTGATGTATCAGACACATCCCAATTGTTATTGTTCATCAGAGGAATAAATGCCAATTTTGAGATTACTGAGGAACTTGTATCTGTGCACAGCATGCATGGAACAACAACAGgcatagatatttttagagaagtGGAAAAGTCAGTGGCTGAGTATAATTTGGAATGGAAAAAACTAAAATGCATAACAACAGATGGTGGCAGAAATATGTGTGGAACCAAAAAGGGCTTAGTTGGGCAAATTAACAAAGTAATTGAGAATTCCGGTGGATTGAAACCTTTGATATTGCATTGTATTCTTCATCAGCAAGCACTGTGTGGAAAGCATCTTGATTTATCATCTGTATTAGATCCTGTGATTTCCACTGTTAACTACATAAGATCTCATGGACTCAAACATCGCCAATTTCGTGATTTCTTGGAGGAAATGAATGCTGAGTTTCCAGACCTACCTTACTATACTTCAGTAAGATGGCTTAGCTATGGAAAAATTCTGGCTAGATTTTTTGAGCTTCgaactgaaattgaaatatttttaaatgagaaaaaccaTTCACAGGTGTTGCTCAAAGACAGTGAATGGCTCTGGAAATTAGCATTTTCAGCCGATTTAACTATGCATCTCAATGATTTCAACCTACGGATACAAGGTGAAACTTCACTCATCTGTGATTTGTACTCAAAGGTGAAAGCTTTTCGTAAGAAATTAATACTATTTGAAAGTCAGTTAACAAGAAGCTGCTTTACTCATTTTTCACGATGTGACAAATATAGACAGGAAGCTGCCACTCCATTTCCAAACTTGTTTGCTCAAGATGTCATTTTAGCTTTGAAACAACAGTTTGAAGAACGTTTTTCTGATCTTGATGCATGTTCTTCAAAactaagaatttttgaaaatccaTTTAACTCTGTTATTGGAGACTTACCTTCTGAGTTACAAATGGAAGTTATTGATTTGCAATCCAATGACATCCTGAAGGACAAATATAAAGAGGGAAATTTGATTGAATTCTACAAATGCCTTCCATCCgaccaatttcttcatttaaggAGGTTTGCCTGTgaattcatttcagtttttgGCACCACATATTTGTGTGAGAAGACTTTTTCAAAGATGAAATACACAAAATCCTGCTACAGATCACAATTGTCTGATGAACATTTAAATGCATTGCTTGTTATTGGAACCACTCATTTTGAACCTCAGTTGGACAAAATTTTGtcagaaatgaaacaatttcatgTTTCCCCTATTGatcaaagttaa